A window of Mesoplasma chauliocola contains these coding sequences:
- the recR gene encoding recombination mediator RecR, with amino-acid sequence MEKKLFEQISENISKNSALTKKTSERLINNLIIDKEALDNFVTQLDKIKKNISICEICNYYKINDKCMICEDSQRNQNVICVVANQLDVNNIEKINKYKGLYHVLGAEINLNKRKTPSDIDFQKLISRINKETELILALNATFEGELTTNYIYQLTKNLNINITRIAKGIPLGGSLDYMDETTLESAFKNRKKYEV; translated from the coding sequence ATGGAAAAGAAATTGTTTGAGCAAATTAGTGAGAATATAAGTAAAAATAGCGCTTTGACAAAAAAGACATCTGAAAGATTAATAAACAATCTTATAATTGATAAAGAAGCTTTAGACAATTTCGTTACACAACTAGATAAAATTAAAAAGAACATAAGCATTTGTGAAATTTGCAACTATTATAAAATAAATGATAAATGCATGATTTGCGAGGATTCACAAAGAAACCAAAATGTTATTTGCGTAGTAGCAAATCAATTGGATGTTAATAATATAGAAAAAATAAATAAGTATAAAGGTTTATATCATGTCTTGGGAGCTGAAATTAATCTTAATAAAAGAAAAACACCAAGCGATATAGACTTTCAAAAATTAATTTCTAGAATAAATAAAGAAACTGAATTAATTCTTGCGTTAAATGCTACATTTGAAGGAGAATTAACAACAAACTATATTTATCAGTTAACAAAAAACTTAAATATAAATATTACAAGAATTGCTAAGGGTATTCCTTTGGGTGGAAGTTTAGATTACATGGATGAAACAACATTGGAGAGCGCATTTAAAAATAGAAAGAAATACGAGGTATAG
- the dnaX gene encoding DNA polymerase III subunit gamma/tau has translation MEQNKALYRKYRPNNFGDIAGHQNVVEILKSELKNNKISHSFLFAGQRGTGKTSIARILAKSVNCKNLSEGVACENCESCFASNEQRNPDIIEMDAASNNGVDEIREIKNNINSLPFLGKYKIYIIDEVHMLTKAAFNALLKTLEEPPTHAIFILATTEYAKIPPTILSRCQIFNFKKIDRNSLINRMHFICKNEGYSIDRPVLDEVGIISEGSLRDALNIIEQLMTVTTDHITIEDLKSVFYVATKNEKKSILINILNNNAQSIIEYFETANNQGMDFDVFTLSLIEIVKEIIEYKLTGNQEILNTLEVNDVNDFTNAEMKALFEIADNLSEAYAKTKGTNINFNYLLISVLKSLNHQTKEVSAHPILENIEHSSPITVSEQVKQKVSEEIKVEVKDKEQMFETAQTVIQDQNNSEISEELKVVEAVELNIKETVKIEKAEIIETIKEPIDTLTSLKIELSKNLVDNEDKKTYKIQLDEIINLLVGANKAKREEIEKSFNRIFEVDNQGNLLNSKEATNFIDFYNFKILAASNNEVLIRAEDFENVNNLIFKLQNEEFRKNVENQFGKIIFLPIDEIFWNEVKIQFKRLKENNQLPTYAQMNYDSYFDNKKQSVVFSHLDEKTIEVASKLFGIDDIEIED, from the coding sequence ATGGAACAAAATAAAGCATTGTATAGAAAATATAGACCAAATAATTTTGGGGATATTGCTGGGCATCAAAATGTTGTTGAAATTTTAAAAAGCGAATTAAAAAATAATAAAATAAGCCATTCATTTTTATTTGCTGGACAAAGGGGTACGGGTAAAACATCAATAGCTAGAATTTTGGCTAAAAGTGTTAACTGTAAAAACCTTAGTGAAGGAGTTGCTTGTGAAAATTGTGAAAGTTGTTTTGCATCTAATGAGCAAAGAAACCCTGATATTATTGAAATGGATGCAGCTTCTAATAATGGGGTTGACGAAATTAGGGAAATCAAAAATAACATAAACTCTTTGCCTTTCTTAGGAAAATATAAAATTTATATAATAGATGAAGTTCATATGCTTACAAAAGCAGCTTTTAATGCTCTGCTTAAAACTTTAGAAGAACCACCAACACACGCAATTTTTATTTTGGCAACTACAGAATATGCAAAAATACCTCCAACAATTTTATCAAGATGTCAAATTTTTAATTTTAAAAAAATTGATAGAAACTCGCTTATTAATAGAATGCATTTTATTTGTAAAAATGAAGGCTATTCTATTGATAGACCAGTTTTAGATGAAGTTGGCATTATTTCTGAAGGATCGCTAAGAGATGCACTAAATATAATAGAGCAATTAATGACAGTTACAACAGACCATATAACAATTGAAGATTTAAAATCAGTTTTTTATGTAGCAACAAAAAATGAGAAAAAATCAATATTGATAAATATTTTAAATAATAATGCACAATCAATTATTGAATACTTTGAAACAGCAAATAATCAGGGAATGGATTTTGATGTATTTACATTAAGCTTAATTGAGATTGTTAAAGAAATAATTGAATATAAATTAACAGGTAATCAAGAAATTTTAAATACATTAGAAGTAAATGATGTTAATGATTTTACTAATGCTGAAATGAAAGCGCTGTTTGAAATAGCTGATAACTTAAGCGAAGCATATGCAAAAACAAAGGGTACAAACATTAATTTTAATTACTTACTAATAAGTGTTTTAAAATCTTTAAATCATCAAACAAAAGAAGTTTCTGCTCACCCGATTTTAGAAAATATAGAACACAGTTCACCAATTACTGTTAGTGAACAAGTTAAGCAAAAAGTCAGTGAAGAAATTAAAGTGGAAGTCAAAGATAAAGAGCAAATGTTTGAAACTGCTCAAACAGTTATTCAGGATCAAAATAATTCAGAAATTAGTGAAGAACTTAAAGTTGTTGAAGCGGTTGAATTAAATATTAAAGAAACTGTAAAAATTGAAAAAGCAGAAATTATTGAAACAATAAAAGAACCAATAGATACGTTGACAAGCCTGAAAATTGAACTAAGTAAAAACTTAGTAGATAATGAAGATAAAAAAACTTACAAAATTCAATTAGATGAAATAATTAATTTACTAGTTGGTGCAAATAAAGCAAAACGAGAAGAAATTGAAAAGTCATTTAATAGAATATTTGAAGTAGATAACCAAGGGAATTTATTAAATAGCAAAGAAGCAACAAATTTTATAGATTTTTATAATTTTAAAATACTTGCGGCTTCAAACAACGAAGTTTTAATAAGAGCAGAAGATTTTGAAAATGTTAATAATTTAATATTCAAATTGCAAAACGAAGAATTTAGAAAAAATGTCGAAAATCAATTTGGCAAAATAATATTCTTACCAATTGATGAAATTTTTTGAAATGAAGTTAAGATTCAGTTTAAAAGGTTAAAAGAAAATAACCAGCTACCAACTTATGCTCAAATGAATTATGATAGTTACTTTGATAATAAAAAACAATCAGTTGTATTTAGTCATTTAGATGAAAAAACTATAGAGGTTGCTTCAAAACTGTTTGGTATAGATGATATAGAAATAGAGGATTAG
- the tmk gene encoding dTMP kinase, protein MFITIEGMDGSGKTTALQKVKEHLESLNYKVIMTREPGGVQISEKIRDLILSKSGEGMEPWTEALLFIAARKEHLEKVIKPNLEKGYIVISDRFMDSTTAYQGGARGLGVDYLNNLQKTILKGFLPDLTLYFKLSFEEAEKRLSNRSYEKNRLDEEGKKFKEDVKNAFEELAKKEPQRIKVIDAEKTPEEVFIQTKEVILEKIKLWKK, encoded by the coding sequence ATGTTTATAACAATTGAAGGAATGGATGGCAGTGGCAAAACAACAGCACTTCAAAAAGTAAAAGAACATCTTGAGTCTTTAAATTATAAAGTTATCATGACTAGAGAACCTGGTGGTGTTCAAATATCAGAAAAGATTAGAGATTTAATTTTAAGTAAAAGTGGTGAAGGTATGGAGCCTTGAACAGAGGCTTTACTATTTATTGCAGCTAGAAAAGAACATCTTGAAAAAGTGATCAAACCAAATTTGGAAAAAGGATACATTGTTATATCTGACAGATTTATGGATTCAACCACAGCATATCAAGGTGGAGCTAGAGGATTAGGTGTTGATTACTTAAACAATTTACAAAAAACTATATTAAAAGGCTTTCTTCCTGATTTAACGCTTTATTTTAAATTATCTTTTGAAGAAGCTGAAAAAAGATTGTCTAATAGAAGTTATGAAAAAAACAGATTAGATGAAGAAGGTAAAAAATTTAAAGAAGATGTTAAAAATGCATTTGAGGAATTAGCTAAAAAAGAACCTCAAAGAATTAAAGTTATTGATGCAGAGAAAACCCCTGAAGAAGTTTTTATTCAAACTAAAGAAGTAATTTTGGAAAAAATAAAATTATGAAAAAAATAG